One genomic segment of Aliarcobacter cibarius includes these proteins:
- a CDS encoding Y-family DNA polymerase: MFIHIDLDCYFVSAHRTLDKNLLNIAVAVGGRNSNDIFSNEKLNRKLSINRASFSSKIISSNIKNNENYFIDENGKIRGIITTASYEARAFGVKTAMSVNEALRICPHLKMIVPNYELYDDLSNKLKELLELEIPLIEQFSIDEFFGDLTGYIEEDEAFNFAKDLKNKIFDKLRLPASIGVAPTKYLSKLMTNFAKPDGVRLLKKDDIEEFTKDILVENFTGIGKSFCEKLKGYNIKTLGDIRKNQKLLYSWGKIGVDTYNRVCGIRDNKLTINKERKSLGIGRSFDVVSNRDELKRRVMILSRYLSFIVKKENHNPLSYQIQLRYEYNILSKAQENTNKIFNEFDFKTSMIKLFKEADKHRNHGVIQLYITVFNFAKKNEHTFNLFEYESDLKKEILDKNIQNLREKFGVDIVKSAYEIRK; the protein is encoded by the coding sequence ATGTTTATTCATATAGATTTAGATTGTTACTTTGTATCAGCTCACAGAACTCTTGATAAAAACCTCTTAAATATAGCTGTTGCTGTTGGAGGAAGAAATAGTAATGACATTTTTTCAAATGAAAAATTAAATAGAAAACTTTCAATAAATAGAGCAAGTTTCTCAAGTAAAATAATTAGTTCAAATATAAAAAATAATGAAAATTATTTTATTGATGAAAATGGAAAAATTAGAGGAATAATAACTACTGCATCATATGAGGCTAGAGCTTTTGGTGTAAAAACCGCAATGAGTGTAAATGAAGCATTAAGAATTTGCCCACATTTAAAAATGATAGTACCTAATTATGAACTTTATGATGATTTATCAAATAAATTAAAAGAGCTTCTAGAACTAGAGATTCCATTAATTGAACAATTTTCAATAGATGAATTTTTTGGAGATTTAACTGGTTATATAGAGGAGGATGAAGCTTTTAATTTTGCAAAAGATTTAAAAAATAAAATTTTTGATAAGTTAAGATTACCAGCTTCAATTGGAGTTGCTCCAACTAAATACTTATCAAAACTTATGACAAATTTTGCAAAACCTGATGGTGTAAGACTTTTAAAAAAAGATGATATTGAAGAGTTTACAAAAGATATTTTAGTAGAAAATTTTACAGGTATTGGAAAATCTTTTTGTGAAAAATTAAAAGGTTACAATATTAAAACTTTGGGAGATATTAGAAAAAATCAAAAACTTTTGTATTCATGGGGAAAGATAGGAGTTGATACTTATAATAGAGTTTGTGGAATACGAGATAATAAATTAACTATAAATAAAGAGCGAAAATCTTTAGGGATAGGGCGAAGTTTTGATGTAGTTTCAAACAGAGATGAACTTAAAAGAAGGGTTATGATTTTAAGTAGATATCTGAGTTTTATTGTAAAAAAAGAGAATCATAATCCGCTTTCATATCAAATACAACTAAGATATGAATACAATATCTTGTCAAAAGCTCAAGAAAATACAAATAAGATTTTTAATGAATTTGATTTTAAAACTTCAATGATTAAGTTATTTAAAGAGGCAGATAAACATAGAAATCACGGTGTTATACAGCTTTATATTACAGTTTTTAATTTTGCAAAAAAGAATGAACATACTTTTAATCTTTTTGAATATGAGAGTGATTTGAAAAAAGAGATTTTAGATAAAAATATACAAAATCTTAGAGAAAAATTTGGTGTCGATATTGTAAAAAGTGCATATGAAATTAGAAAGTAA
- a CDS encoding c-type cytochrome, whose protein sequence is MKKLALSLFCLASMSFAVEYDAVRGEMLSLSCANCHGTNGKSTTTIPVIAGLDKNYMYQKLLDYKAGKSVGDTQMMQKHTKGFTDEELEQLSYYFSKVK, encoded by the coding sequence ATGAAAAAACTTGCATTATCACTATTTTGTTTAGCAAGTATGTCTTTTGCAGTAGAATATGACGCTGTAAGAGGAGAAATGCTTTCACTGTCATGCGCAAATTGCCATGGAACTAATGGAAAATCAACAACTACAATACCAGTAATTGCAGGACTTGATAAAAACTATATGTATCAAAAGCTACTTGATTATAAAGCTGGTAAAAGTGTTGGTGATACACAAATGATGCAAAAGCATACAAAAGGTTTTACTGATGAAGAGCTTGAGCAACTATCTTACTACTTTTCAAAAGTTAAATAA
- a CDS encoding NAD(P)/FAD-dependent oxidoreductase: MLNRRDFGKIVLGATALSFAACNGLGNSLATIPANKKRVVIVGGGFGGAAAARYLRRFDPNVEIVLVEQNKEYYTCPFSNAVIAGMEKIDFIKRDLSTLEKKYNIKVVYAKVKKVDGATNSVILDNGSVISYTKAIVSPGIDFKFEKGYTEENQKLAPHAVKAGEQTTILQKQLENMKDGGTFVMVAPADPFRCPPGPYERISLVAHYLKTHKPNSKIIVLDQKDKFSKQVLFTNGWKELYGDMIEWRAAQFGGKVLEVNPAKRVVKTEDEEIVADVLNYIPNQKAGQLAFDSGLVQGDWCPIHPKTFESKLVKNVHVIGDASSAAPMPKSAFSASTQGKVVAMQIARILANKEIVNPPKLANTCYSLLSPNYGISIAAVYNAHDDKIESVNGAGGVSPENDPDGHIRLLEAKYAYAWYESQTKDVFQ, translated from the coding sequence ATGTTAAATAGAAGAGATTTCGGAAAAATAGTTTTAGGAGCAACTGCTCTATCTTTTGCTGCTTGTAATGGACTAGGAAATAGCTTAGCTACGATTCCTGCAAATAAAAAAAGAGTTGTTATTGTAGGTGGTGGTTTTGGTGGTGCTGCAGCAGCTAGATACTTAAGAAGATTTGATCCAAATGTGGAAATTGTTTTAGTTGAACAAAATAAAGAGTACTATACTTGTCCATTCTCAAATGCTGTAATTGCAGGAATGGAAAAAATTGATTTTATAAAAAGAGATTTATCTACTTTAGAAAAAAAATACAATATTAAAGTTGTATATGCAAAAGTTAAAAAAGTTGATGGAGCTACAAATAGTGTAATTTTAGATAATGGTTCAGTTATTAGTTATACAAAAGCTATCGTAAGTCCAGGAATTGATTTTAAATTTGAAAAAGGTTACACAGAAGAAAATCAAAAATTAGCTCCTCACGCTGTAAAAGCTGGAGAGCAAACAACAATTTTACAAAAACAACTTGAAAATATGAAAGATGGTGGAACTTTTGTAATGGTTGCTCCTGCTGATCCTTTTAGATGTCCTCCTGGTCCTTATGAAAGAATTTCTCTTGTAGCACATTATTTAAAAACTCATAAACCAAACTCTAAAATTATTGTTTTAGATCAAAAAGATAAATTCTCTAAACAAGTTTTATTCACAAATGGATGGAAAGAACTTTATGGAGATATGATTGAATGGAGAGCTGCTCAATTTGGTGGAAAAGTTTTAGAAGTAAATCCAGCAAAAAGAGTTGTAAAAACTGAAGATGAAGAGATTGTTGCAGATGTTTTAAACTATATTCCAAACCAAAAAGCTGGTCAATTAGCATTTGATTCAGGTCTTGTACAAGGTGATTGGTGTCCAATTCATCCAAAAACATTTGAATCTAAACTTGTAAAAAATGTACATGTAATTGGAGATGCTTCAAGTGCTGCACCAATGCCAAAATCTGCATTTAGTGCAAGTACTCAAGGGAAAGTAGTAGCAATGCAAATAGCAAGAATCTTAGCAAATAAAGAGATAGTAAATCCTCCAAAACTTGCAAATACTTGTTATAGTTTATTAAGTCCAAATTATGGTATTTCTATTGCTGCAGTTTACAATGCTCATGATGATAAAATCGAAAGTGTAAATGGAGCTGGAGGAGTAAGTCCTGAGAATGATCCAGATGGACACATCAGACTTCTTGAAGCAAAATATGCATATGCTTGGTATGAAAGCCAAACAAAAGACGTATTTCAATAA
- a CDS encoding inorganic phosphate transporter, which produces MSVLLDAINNIDNFTIALLLLSLGIALFYEMINGFHDTANAVAMIIYTNSMKPGYSVIMAGIMNFLGVILGGIGVAYVIVHLLPLDIMVSSNQNATLVMIFSLLISAVVWNLGTWYFGLPVSSSHSLIGSIVGVSIAFGMMNGFTFSQSVNWKVVYGILTALALSPLFGFGFAFLIMKLSRKIVKNPKFFKTPSADGKKKPNFWMRTGIIATGAGVSFAHGSNDGQKGIGLIMIILIGILPTYYALNMEAHQYKIMQTRDGAANLAKFYADNNETLTKLLEEKRLISALKIENKIAECDVNQVYNTTLEISKKLDGLKTYSELSNEDRWKIHTAVLCSDNFFGQVERAYKLIDKDKSDYIGDQRKQMITSTEYVPFWVIIAVALMLGIGTMIGYKRVVLTIGEKIGSKPINHMQGAVSQAMAMVTILLANFAHAPVSTTHIVSSSVAGTMVAEPDGGVQKKTINTILVAWIITLPVTAFMGAGIYMVLDHLMR; this is translated from the coding sequence ATGTCTGTCTTGTTGGATGCTATAAATAATATTGATAACTTCACAATTGCGCTGTTGCTTTTGTCTCTTGGTATCGCGTTATTTTATGAGATGATTAACGGTTTTCATGATACAGCAAATGCTGTTGCCATGATTATATATACTAATTCTATGAAACCAGGATACTCTGTTATAATGGCTGGAATTATGAACTTTTTAGGTGTAATTCTAGGTGGAATTGGTGTTGCTTACGTTATTGTACACTTGCTACCACTTGATATTATGGTTTCTTCAAATCAAAATGCAACTTTAGTTATGATTTTTTCACTCTTAATCTCTGCTGTTGTTTGGAATTTAGGTACGTGGTATTTTGGGTTACCTGTTTCTAGTTCACATTCACTAATAGGTTCAATAGTAGGGGTTAGTATAGCTTTTGGTATGATGAATGGATTTACTTTCTCTCAAAGTGTAAATTGGAAAGTTGTTTATGGTATTTTAACAGCTTTAGCACTCTCTCCTTTATTTGGTTTTGGATTTGCATTTTTAATTATGAAACTTTCTAGAAAAATTGTTAAAAATCCAAAATTTTTCAAAACTCCTAGTGCGGATGGTAAAAAGAAACCAAATTTTTGGATGAGAACAGGAATCATAGCCACTGGAGCTGGTGTTAGTTTTGCCCATGGTTCAAATGATGGACAAAAAGGTATAGGTCTTATTATGATCATTCTAATTGGAATCTTACCAACATACTACGCTTTAAACATGGAAGCTCACCAATATAAAATCATGCAAACAAGAGATGGTGCTGCAAATTTAGCAAAATTCTATGCTGATAATAACGAAACACTTACAAAACTTTTAGAAGAAAAAAGACTTATTAGTGCACTAAAAATAGAAAATAAAATTGCAGAATGTGATGTTAATCAAGTATATAACACAACTTTAGAAATTTCTAAAAAATTGGATGGTTTAAAAACATATTCTGAACTTTCAAACGAAGATAGATGGAAAATTCATACTGCTGTATTATGTTCTGATAACTTTTTTGGACAAGTTGAAAGAGCTTACAAGCTAATAGATAAAGATAAATCAGATTATATTGGTGACCAAAGAAAACAGATGATTACCTCTACTGAATACGTGCCATTTTGGGTAATAATTGCGGTTGCTTTAATGTTAGGTATTGGAACAATGATAGGTTATAAAAGAGTTGTTCTTACTATTGGTGAAAAAATTGGTTCTAAGCCAATTAATCATATGCAAGGAGCTGTATCACAAGCAATGGCAATGGTAACTATTTTATTAGCAAACTTTGCACACGCTCCAGTTAGTACAACTCACATTGTATCTAGTTCTGTTGCTGGAACTATGGTTGCTGAACCTGATGGTGGAGTACAAAAGAAAACTATTAATACTATTTTAGTAGCATGGATTATCACTTTACCAGTTACAGCTTTTATGGGTGCTGGTATTTATATGGTATTAGACCATCTTATGAGATAA
- a CDS encoding cysteine desulfurase: MIKLNALQYNPICLDLKDFENYSLDSLKGISSSSEFINLEKDFKNEFNFSQIKTFSFSKEGFLGLFLNLSKDLKVKIAVSLGECEALIEGAKLYQSLGFDVEFIELKKAGNVNFDQLKNKDIEFLFLSSYVMDTFLITSLEEIKNFTNAKIISNASADFSKISDAIYFDNYKLCGYHFSGVLLFNDELFENSSLAFIDTIAIKACFESLKNRRFNIKVKNIFKEKLITKFKDDIYFFVDNNKTLPYTLHFGLKNIKAREIIRTLVFDNIFLSNGEGCSLGLSKPSRVIQAMGYDEVTSRNSISLNFSEDYGEDLIEKIVDKIFQRYRQIVILN, translated from the coding sequence TTGATAAAATTAAATGCTTTACAATACAATCCAATTTGTCTTGATTTGAAAGATTTTGAAAACTATTCTTTAGATAGTTTAAAAGGAATTAGTAGTAGTTCGGAATTTATAAATTTAGAAAAAGACTTTAAAAATGAATTTAACTTTTCTCAAATAAAAACTTTTTCTTTTTCAAAAGAGGGATTCTTAGGACTATTCCTTAATCTTTCTAAAGATTTAAAAGTAAAAATTGCTGTAAGTTTAGGTGAATGTGAAGCCTTGATTGAAGGTGCTAAATTGTATCAAAGTTTGGGATTTGATGTAGAATTTATTGAGTTAAAAAAAGCTGGCAACGTGAATTTTGATCAATTGAAAAATAAAGATATAGAATTTTTATTTTTATCATCTTATGTTATGGATACTTTTTTAATAACTTCATTAGAAGAAATTAAAAATTTTACAAATGCAAAAATTATTTCAAATGCAAGTGCTGATTTTTCAAAGATTAGTGATGCTATATACTTTGATAATTATAAGCTTTGTGGATATCATTTTAGTGGTGTTTTACTTTTTAATGATGAACTTTTTGAGAATTCTAGTTTAGCATTTATAGATACAATAGCTATAAAGGCTTGTTTTGAGAGTCTTAAAAATCGAAGATTTAATATAAAAGTTAAAAATATTTTTAAAGAAAAATTAATAACAAAGTTTAAAGATGATATTTATTTTTTTGTTGATAATAATAAAACTTTACCTTATACCTTACATTTTGGGCTTAAAAATATAAAAGCAAGGGAAATTATACGAACTTTAGTTTTTGATAATATTTTTTTATCAAACGGTGAAGGATGTAGCTTAGGACTTTCTAAGCCTTCAAGAGTAATTCAAGCTATGGGATATGATGAAGTAACTAGTAGAAATTCAATATCATTAAATTTTTCAGAAGATTATGGTGAAGATTTAATAGAAAAAATTGTAGATAAAATATTTCAAAGATATAGACAAATAGTAATTTTAAATTAA